In the genome of Salinispirillum sp. LH 10-3-1, one region contains:
- a CDS encoding thioesterase family protein: MFTETFEPRFVDTDALGHINNTAIPIWFEGCRTPIFRWFTPDLDPKQWRIILARYTVEFHAEIFYQAPVEIRTGISRVGGSSFDVYQEVWQSGHKCASGTTVLVHFNHSTKKAEPIPDDIRQRMLEHTFVASD; this comes from the coding sequence ATGTTCACTGAAACCTTCGAGCCACGCTTCGTCGACACCGACGCACTGGGCCACATCAATAACACGGCTATTCCCATTTGGTTTGAAGGCTGCCGTACGCCGATCTTTCGTTGGTTTACGCCCGATCTCGACCCTAAGCAGTGGCGAATTATCCTCGCCCGTTACACTGTAGAATTTCATGCCGAGATTTTTTACCAAGCGCCGGTAGAGATCCGTACTGGTATTTCACGCGTCGGTGGCAGTTCATTCGATGTTTACCAAGAGGTGTGGCAAAGCGGGCACAAGTGCGCGAGCGGCACTACCGTCTTGGTGCATTTCAACCACAGCACGAAAAAAGCCGAACCCATTCCGGATGATATCCGCCAACGGATGTTGGAGCATACGTTCGTCGCTTCTGATTGA
- a CDS encoding HD domain-containing phosphohydrolase, with the protein MASKDHSIMFPVDKLMPGLYVDIGLPWTDHPFLFKRFKIKTQQEVNIIQGLGLKEIKVFPERSDGLIKKHDAQTVAAEPADNSAAENASASGASDHDKMWAQKQQRIDEAAQFRNRRLKVDREYQETIKRVKNLTRDLKTAPANAIRDAGELIETLTEAFGDDGDVLMNLVSLSDSEFSIYHHALNVTVLALTLGAARGMQGEDLKELGIGAMLHDIGKILVPGQILAKEGGELNPSEQAILDSHPALGAKMAGRVGKLNDAIIEIIENHHEMLDGSGHPRQLREPDISSSAQMVTVANVYDNLCNPVNPNKAVTPKQAVATLYAKYRGRIDETLIGRFIQTMGVYPPGTVVMLSDDSIGLVVAVDAKALLKPQVLLYNPDIPKQEALMIDLNKRDDLNIVDVLKPTEYPKRIYDYLGIHERIGYFNERSLKA; encoded by the coding sequence ATGGCCAGTAAAGACCACTCAATTATGTTCCCCGTGGACAAGCTGATGCCCGGTCTGTACGTCGATATTGGCTTGCCATGGACTGACCATCCGTTTCTCTTCAAGCGCTTTAAAATCAAAACGCAGCAGGAAGTGAATATTATACAGGGGCTCGGACTCAAAGAGATCAAGGTATTTCCTGAGCGCAGCGATGGACTCATCAAGAAGCACGACGCGCAGACAGTCGCCGCCGAGCCGGCCGATAATAGCGCTGCTGAAAACGCTTCCGCCAGCGGCGCTTCCGACCATGACAAGATGTGGGCGCAAAAACAGCAGCGTATTGATGAGGCCGCGCAGTTTCGCAACCGTAGGCTAAAAGTTGATCGAGAGTATCAAGAAACCATTAAACGCGTTAAGAACTTGACCCGTGATCTCAAAACAGCGCCTGCCAATGCTATTCGCGACGCAGGCGAGTTGATTGAAACACTCACGGAAGCCTTTGGCGACGACGGCGATGTCTTAATGAATTTGGTGTCACTGTCCGACAGCGAGTTTTCCATATACCACCATGCTTTGAATGTTACCGTATTGGCATTAACACTCGGCGCAGCCCGCGGCATGCAAGGTGAGGACCTGAAAGAGCTCGGTATTGGCGCGATGCTGCACGACATCGGCAAAATTCTGGTCCCAGGGCAAATTTTGGCGAAGGAAGGTGGTGAGTTAAACCCCAGCGAGCAAGCCATACTGGACAGCCACCCTGCCCTTGGCGCGAAGATGGCTGGACGCGTGGGCAAGCTCAACGATGCCATTATAGAGATCATTGAGAATCACCATGAGATGCTCGACGGCTCTGGTCATCCACGACAATTGCGCGAACCCGACATCAGCAGCTCAGCACAAATGGTGACGGTTGCGAATGTTTACGACAACCTCTGCAACCCGGTGAACCCCAACAAAGCGGTAACACCCAAGCAAGCGGTCGCTACGCTTTATGCTAAATATCGCGGTCGTATAGATGAAACCCTGATTGGTCGCTTCATCCAAACCATGGGGGTTTACCCACCCGGCACCGTGGTCATGCTGTCGGATGATAGCATTGGCCTTGTGGTAGCAGTGGACGCCAAGGCGCTGTTGAAGCCCCAGGTGTTGCTTTACAACCCCGATATTCCCAAGCAAGAAGCACTGATGATTGACCTGAACAAACGGGACGACTTGAACATTGTCGACGTACTGAAACCCACCGAATACCCGAAACGTATTTACGACTACTTGGGCATCCATGAACGCATCGGTTATTTCAACGAGCGTAGCCTCAAAGCATAG